In Rhodoferax koreense, a genomic segment contains:
- a CDS encoding ABC transporter permease, whose protein sequence is MAEPAELPLVERRWLRTGVPVLVFAALLLAWEVTVRAYAVPSYILPAPSLILQTLWDNLGSLMQSWLFTMKITFGALLLAAVGGVLLAVLFAVSKWVELSLFPLAVVLQVTPIVAIAPLILIFIDSTTAALLLCAWIVAFFPILSNTVTGLRSADLNLRDLFRLYRASPWQTLRLLLVPSAMPYFIAGLKVAGGLSLIGAVVAEFTAGAAGKETGLASRILEASFRTEIPKMFAALLLVSLTGIAIHLAFNLVARLALGRWHESEARRER, encoded by the coding sequence ATGGCTGAGCCGGCCGAATTGCCGCTGGTGGAGCGCCGCTGGCTGCGCACCGGGGTGCCGGTGCTGGTCTTCGCCGCGCTGCTGCTCGCCTGGGAGGTGACGGTGCGCGCCTATGCCGTGCCGAGCTACATCCTGCCTGCGCCCTCGCTCATCTTGCAGACGCTGTGGGACAACCTCGGCTCGCTGATGCAGAGCTGGCTGTTCACCATGAAGATCACCTTCGGCGCGCTGCTGCTGGCCGCGGTCGGCGGTGTGTTGCTGGCGGTGCTGTTCGCGGTGTCGAAGTGGGTGGAGCTGAGCCTGTTCCCGCTGGCCGTGGTGCTGCAGGTCACGCCCATCGTGGCAATCGCCCCGCTGATCCTCATCTTCATCGACAGCACCACGGCGGCGTTGCTGCTGTGCGCCTGGATCGTGGCGTTCTTCCCCATCCTGTCGAACACCGTGACCGGTCTGCGCAGCGCCGACCTGAACCTGCGCGACCTGTTCCGCCTGTACCGCGCCAGCCCCTGGCAGACGCTGCGCCTGCTGCTCGTGCCCTCGGCCATGCCGTATTTCATCGCCGGGCTGAAGGTGGCCGGCGGCCTGAGCCTGATCGGCGCCGTGGTGGCGGAGTTCACCGCCGGCGCGGCCGGCAAGGAAACCGGGCTGGCGTCGCGGATCCTGGAGGCGAGCTTCCGCACCGAGATCCCGAAGATGTTCGCCGCGCTGCTGCTGGTGTCGTTGACCGGCATCGCCATCCACCTGGCGTTCAACCTCGTGGCGCGGCTGGCGCTGGGCCGCTGGCATGAGTCGGAAGCGCGGCGCGAGCGCTGA